In the genome of Nitrospiraceae bacterium, the window TCTGCTGACGATCATTGATTTCTTCTCTCGCTATCTCATTGCCTTCGCGGTGGTGCCCACCGTCAACGCCTCCCATGTTCAGGCACTCTATCGGCAGGGGTTACGGGCGCAGGGAATCCCGTTGCATGCCGCCCAGAAACCCGCGCTCCGGGTGGATCGGGGGTCGCCGAATATGGCCTGGGTGACGCAAGCCTTCTTTCAGCAACTTGCAGCGGACCTCTCGTTTGCCCGGGTACGCCGGCCCACCGACAATGCCATCACGGAACGGTTTTACGGCAGTCTGAAACAAGAAGAAGTATATATCGTCGGCAATTATCCGGATGAGCGCGCCGCCCACCACGAGATTGGGCAGTATATTGCCCGCTACAATCATGACCGCCCGCATCAGGCGTTGATGAACTTTACGCCCGCGTATGTGCATCAAATCAATAATAAAACACGGGTATTCCAGGAACGACAGGCACTCAAGCAGACCGCGCGAGACAGACGCCGCGCCTACTGGCTTCAGACCCCATACCCCCTTCAAGACGGTGAAACGAACGAAGGGTTCAGTATGGACCAGGGGGCGATCGTGGAATCTCGGGCAAAGATGGAAGACGATTTGCAAAAAGAGAAGGAGCAAAAATTCACATTTCAGCAAGAGGGAGCAATCTCCCCCACTAAGGACTCACCACATACGCTCATTTTGTTTCATTGAGAAAAAACTGGACATTGATCGTGGGGCGTCCCCGGTCCAGAAAAGGCTTTGCACCCTCGCTGGTTTGCCTCTCGGCACCACCGCCTCAACATCGCGGCATTGATGCCCAAATCCTTCGCCACTTGGGTAAGGGCGCTTCCACCCTGCTTGGTGAGCTTGATGGCCTCCTGCCTAAACTCTTGGCTGTACTTTCTCCGTTGCTCCATGACACACCTCCTTG includes:
- a CDS encoding transposase — protein: MDTQKMATLETVEEARRNGRRVGDVLATLGIKRATSYRWKKRASQGSSSSSSSRRVSSVLPTEQHWIDEVKTAHPTYRHRRIQGVLQAAGRSVSASTVYLHLKKRDQVEPYSRREAPWKQPRYEVRQRNLLWGSDWTRLSIGYVRWYLLTIIDFFSRYLIAFAVVPTVNASHVQALYRQGLRAQGIPLHAAQKPALRVDRGSPNMAWVTQAFFQQLAADLSFARVRRPTDNAITERFYGSLKQEEVYIVGNYPDERAAHHEIGQYIARYNHDRPHQALMNFTPAYVHQINNKTRVFQERQALKQTARDRRRAYWLQTPYPLQDGETNEGFSMDQGAIVESRAKMEDDLQKEKEQKFTFQQEGAISPTKDSPHTLILFH
- a CDS encoding transposase, producing the protein MEQRRKYSQEFRQEAIKLTKQGGSALTQVAKDLGINAAMLRRWCREANQRGCKAFSGPGTPHDQCPVFSQ